A single window of Gossypium hirsutum isolate 1008001.06 chromosome A10, Gossypium_hirsutum_v2.1, whole genome shotgun sequence DNA harbors:
- the LOC107896242 gene encoding cytochrome P450 83B1, producing MAVFIFLLALPFFLFITLLKRSISNHGDCNHLPPGPPSLPLIGHLHMLMFDNSDLLHIFLWKLSKRYGSLLPLRFGCRPTLVVSSAKMAKEVMKTRDLDFCSRPTLCAIRKLSYNVSDLSFSPYSEYWKEIRKICVVHLFSRVQKYRSIREDEVARLVEKICRLSVDSKPVNLSEAMVCFSYSIISRVAFGKRYDEEGAEGSRLHGLLKESQAMFTSFSFSDYFPFMGWVDRFTGFHACLEHLFKELDTFYQQLIDEHLNPNRLKPEQEDILDVLLQTWKDRDFLFDLTLDHIKAIIMDVLFAGTETTAVTVIWVMSFLMKNPGCLKKAQEEVRDLIGKKGFLNEDDVQALTYLKAVVKETFRLQPAVPLLLPRETLRKCCIGGYQVPANTMVYVNAWAIGRDPEAWRNPEEFCPERFIGSSIDYKGLNFELIPFGAGRRVCPGMNMAVAAVELALANLLYKFDWEMPTKMNEANLNFDATPGIVIHKKDALILVARKIND from the exons ATGGCAGTATTCATCTTTCTTCTAGCTCTCCCTTTCTTCCTCTTCATAACTCTCCTGAAACGTAGCATTAGCAACCATGGCGATTGCAATCATCTTCCCCCAGGCCCTCCAAGTCTTCCCTTGATTGGTCACTTACATATGTTGATGTTTGATAACTCAGACCTCCTTCATATTTTCCTTTGGAAACTCTCTAAACGATATGGTTCTCTCCTGCCCTTACGATTTGGATGTAGGCCAACCCTTGTAGTTTCTTCAGCAAAAATGGCTAAAGAGGTTATGAAAACTCGTGACCTCGACTTCTGCAGCAGGCCTACTCTATGTGCTATTCGCAAATTATCTTACAATGTCTCGGATTTGTCTTTTTCACCATACAGTGAGTACTGGAAGGAGATTAGGAAAATTTGTGTTGTACATCTGTTCAGCAGAGTGCAAAAGTACCGTTCCATTCGAGAAGACGAAGTTGCTCGCCTGGTTGAGAAAATATGTCGATTATCCGTTGATTCTAAGCCTGTCAACTTGAGTGAGGCAATGGTTTGCTTTTCCTATTCAATAATTTCAAGAGTGGCCTTCGGTAAGAGGTACGATGAAGAAGGAGCTGAAGGAAGTAGGTTACATGGGCTGCTTAAAGAAAGTCAAGCCATGTTTACAAGCTTTAGTTTTTCTGACTATTTTCCTTTCATGGGCTGGGTCGATAGATTCACTGGGTTTCACGCTTGTCTTGAACATCTCTTCAAAGAACTTGATACCTTCTATCAACAACTCATTGATGAACATCTTAATCCGAATAGGCTAAAACCAGAGCAAGAGGATATACTCGATGTGTTATTACAGACATGGAAAGATCGTGATTTTCTATTTGATCTTACCTTAGATCATATAAAAGCTATTATTATG GATGTGCTTTTTGCTGGAACAGAGACAACAGCGGTTACTGTGATTTGGGTCATGAGCTTCTTGATGAAAAATCCAGGGTGTTTGAAGAAAGCTCAAGAGGAAGTAAGGGATTTGATTGGGAAAAAAGGATTTCTAAATGAAGATGATGTTCAAGCTTTAACTTACCTGAAGGCTGTGGTAAAAGAAACATTTAGATTGCAACCAGCAGTTCCATTGTTGCTACCACGAGAAACACTTCGAAAATGTTGCATAGGTGGGTACCAAGTACCTGCCAATACCATGGTGTATGTGAATGCATGGGCAATAGGAAGAGACCCTGAAGCTTGGAGAAACCCTGAAGAATTTTGTCCTGAAAGATTCATTGGCAGCTCTATTGATTACAAAGGGCTAAACTTTGAGCTCATACCGTTTGGTGCGGGTAGAAGGGTTTGTCCTGGAATGAATATGGCAGTTGCAGCAGTGGAGCTTGCTCTTGCTAATCTTCTTTACAAGTTTGATTGGGAAATGCCGACCAAAATGAACGAGGCAAACTTAAACTTTGATGCCACACCTGGTATAGTTATACACAAAAAAGATGCTCTTATCCTTGTGGCTAGGAAGATTAATGATTAA